A genome region from Microplitis mediator isolate UGA2020A chromosome 4, iyMicMedi2.1, whole genome shotgun sequence includes the following:
- the LOC130666289 gene encoding 39S ribosomal protein L19, mitochondrial isoform X1 produces the protein MSAVGRVFTQNLLKNYHTFKTLVGKQARCLGTQAPENKTTETDKGSDKNNDDVLGFSKPQDRGPQEYRFIYPEFLPDPAPEHRNYLRERLERMDMLSRRKFVDIPEFYVGSILAVTYSEPHAPGKSNRFVGICIQRTGCGLRAAFILRNVVDHQGVEVRYDMYDPAIQKIECLRLEKRLDDELFYLRDAPNEFSTFPFDMDTEYLPEGTPVPVNKTIVPLKPLPWGAKWEQSNMKGLSANFSLLSANRLRKRDVSAKPWEKYDLMKIYRETIPDEEQQAIYSEVYTKLHSLEISRKKLKRKRGFLRPTKKA, from the exons atgtcagcAGTAGGACGAGTGTTTACacaaaatcttttaaaaaattatcatacttTTAAAACCTTAG tAGGAAAACAGGCAAGATGTCTTGGAACACAAGCACCGGAAAATAAAACAACTGAAACCGACAAAGgatctgataaaaataatgatgacgTTCTTGGTTTTTCAAAACCTCAAGATCGTGGTCCACAGGAGTATCGATTTATTTATCCCGAGTTTTTACCAGACCCAGCACCAGAGCATCGTAATTATCTGAGAGAAAGATTAGAACGTATGGATATGCTGTCAAGGAGAAAATTTGTTGATATTCCGGAGTTTTATGTCGGCTCGATACTTGCTGTCACTTATTCAGAGCCGCATGCTCCAGGAAAATCAAATAGATTTGTTGGGATTTGTATTCAACGAACTGGTTGTGGTTTAAGAGCTGCTTTTATACTCAGAAATGTCGTTGACCATCAGGGAGTGGAAGTACGTTATGACATGTATGATCCAGCTATTCAAAAAATAGAATGTCTAAGGCTTGAAAAAAGATTAGATGATGAATTGTTTTATCTGAGAGATGCACCCAATGAATTTAGTACATTTCCATTTGACATGGATACGGAATATCTGCCAGAGGGGACCCCAGTTCCCGTTAATAAAACTATAGTGCCTTTGAAACCATTACCTTGGGGTGCTAAGTGGGAACAATCAAATATGAAAGgattgtctgctaatttcagtTTATTGTCTGCAAATCGGTTGAGGAAACGCGATGTCAGTGCTAAGCCCTGGGAGAAATAtgatcttatgaaaatttacag GGAAACTATTCCTGATGAAGAACAACAAGCCATTTATTCAGAAGTCTACACGAAACTGCACAGCCTAGAGATATCAAGAAAGAAATTGAAACGTAAACGTGGTTTCCTTCGTCCAACCAAAAAAGCGTAA
- the LOC130666289 gene encoding 39S ribosomal protein L19, mitochondrial isoform X2 yields the protein MSAVGRVFTQNLLKNYHTFKTLGKQARCLGTQAPENKTTETDKGSDKNNDDVLGFSKPQDRGPQEYRFIYPEFLPDPAPEHRNYLRERLERMDMLSRRKFVDIPEFYVGSILAVTYSEPHAPGKSNRFVGICIQRTGCGLRAAFILRNVVDHQGVEVRYDMYDPAIQKIECLRLEKRLDDELFYLRDAPNEFSTFPFDMDTEYLPEGTPVPVNKTIVPLKPLPWGAKWEQSNMKGLSANFSLLSANRLRKRDVSAKPWEKYDLMKIYRETIPDEEQQAIYSEVYTKLHSLEISRKKLKRKRGFLRPTKKA from the exons atgtcagcAGTAGGACGAGTGTTTACacaaaatcttttaaaaaattatcatacttTTAAAACCTTAG GAAAACAGGCAAGATGTCTTGGAACACAAGCACCGGAAAATAAAACAACTGAAACCGACAAAGgatctgataaaaataatgatgacgTTCTTGGTTTTTCAAAACCTCAAGATCGTGGTCCACAGGAGTATCGATTTATTTATCCCGAGTTTTTACCAGACCCAGCACCAGAGCATCGTAATTATCTGAGAGAAAGATTAGAACGTATGGATATGCTGTCAAGGAGAAAATTTGTTGATATTCCGGAGTTTTATGTCGGCTCGATACTTGCTGTCACTTATTCAGAGCCGCATGCTCCAGGAAAATCAAATAGATTTGTTGGGATTTGTATTCAACGAACTGGTTGTGGTTTAAGAGCTGCTTTTATACTCAGAAATGTCGTTGACCATCAGGGAGTGGAAGTACGTTATGACATGTATGATCCAGCTATTCAAAAAATAGAATGTCTAAGGCTTGAAAAAAGATTAGATGATGAATTGTTTTATCTGAGAGATGCACCCAATGAATTTAGTACATTTCCATTTGACATGGATACGGAATATCTGCCAGAGGGGACCCCAGTTCCCGTTAATAAAACTATAGTGCCTTTGAAACCATTACCTTGGGGTGCTAAGTGGGAACAATCAAATATGAAAGgattgtctgctaatttcagtTTATTGTCTGCAAATCGGTTGAGGAAACGCGATGTCAGTGCTAAGCCCTGGGAGAAATAtgatcttatgaaaatttacag GGAAACTATTCCTGATGAAGAACAACAAGCCATTTATTCAGAAGTCTACACGAAACTGCACAGCCTAGAGATATCAAGAAAGAAATTGAAACGTAAACGTGGTTTCCTTCGTCCAACCAAAAAAGCGTAA